One genomic region from Vidua macroura isolate BioBank_ID:100142 chromosome 18, ASM2450914v1, whole genome shotgun sequence encodes:
- the SMPD4 gene encoding sphingomyelin phosphodiesterase 4 isoform X1, with product MAGPHLQQPSFLLATLKADCVNKPFAQRCRDLETLIEELPAKELHGIFPWLVESIFGSLDGIIVGWNLRCLQGRTNPNEYSVVLDFLDPSGPMMKLVYKLQAEEYRYDFPVSYLPGPVKASIQEQVLPECSLYHNKVQFPSSGGLGLNLALNPFEYYMFYFAISLITQKNSPVTHHVSPSNSAYFILVDTYLKCFLPTEGSVLPPPSSNPGGAIPSPTPRSPAVPFSSYGMHHTSLLKRHIAHQPSVNADPASQEIWRSETLLQIFVEMWLHHYSLEMYQKMQSPHVKLEVLHYRLSISSKHHGSPAQSSYQALHAYQESFKPTEEHVLVVRLLVKHLHAFSNSLKPEPLSPSAHSHTASPLEEFKRVVIPRFVQEKLYIFLQHCFGHWPLDASFRAVLEMWLSYLQPWRYAPEKPPQSTEPLPRSVSEKWAAFIQENLLMYTKLFVGFLNRALRTDLVSPKNALMVFRVAKVFAQPNLAEMILKGEQLFLEPELVISHRQHRLFMSPTLGGSFLSSRSPAVTDASFKVKSHVYSLEGQDFQYKQMFGTEVRNLVLKLAQLICQAQQTAKSISDHSAETMASQSFFSWFRFTPSEVNGSYTGNDLDEIGQDSIKKTDEYLEKALEYLCQIFKLSEAQLTQMMMKCGTAQDENGKKQLPDCIASENGLILTPLGRYQIINGLRRFELQYQGDTELQPIRSYENAALVRLLFRLSSALNERFADQMEVLCSRDDFVGRLCRYHLTNPQLVQKIRYSPVVRDRTSQNWGPRISLRFLASYRTLISLLMIYFLASWFYVGPVGCTFIILTGYFLYAVIMTFFFEGWKPHEH from the exons ATGGCCGGGCcgcacctgcagcagcccagcttcctgCTG GCCACGCTGAAGGCGGATTGTGTCAACAAACCGTTTGCGCAGCGGTGCCGCGATCTGGAGACGCTCATCGAGGAGCTGCCTGCCAAG GAACTACATGGCATCTTCCCGTGGCTGGTGGAGAGCATTTTTGGCAGCCTGGATGGCATCATCGTGGGCTGGAATCTTCGCTGCTTGCAAGGAAGAACAAATCCCAATGaatattctgtggttttggATTTCCTGGATCCCAG TGGCCCGATGATGAAGCTGGTTTACAAGCTCCAAGCAGAAGAGTACAGATATGATTTCCCAGTCTCATATCTTCCA GGCCCTGTGAAGGCTTCAATACAAGAGCAAGTTCTACCAGAGTGCTCTTTATACCACAACAAAGTCCAGTTTCCTTCATCTGGTGGTTTAGGCTTGAATTTGGCTCTTA ATCCATTTGAATATTACATGTTTTACTTTGCAATTAGTTTGATTACACAGAAG AACTCGCCTGTCACCCATCATGTCAGCCCTTCCAACAGTGCTTATTTCATCCTGGTGGACACGTACCTCAAGTGTTTCCTGCCCACAGAAGGAAGTGTCCTTCCCCCACCTTCTTCAAATCCTGGGGGAGCCATCCCTTCCCCTACTCCCAG GTCCCCAGCAGTGCCTTTCTCCTCCTATGGCATGCACCACACCAGCCTGCTGAAGCGGCACATTGCCCACCAGCCCTCGGTGAACGCTGACCCAGCCTCCCAGGAGATCTGGAGATCAGAAACACTGCTTCAG ATCTTTGTTGAAATGTGGCTTCATCATTATTCACTGGAAATGTATCAGAAAATGCAGTCCCCTCACGTCAAG CTGGAGGTTCTCCACTACCGACTCAGTATCTCCAGTAAACACCACGGTAGTCCTGCCCAATCCAGCTACCAGGCCCTCCACGCATACCAA GAGTCATTCAAGCCCACTGAAGAGCATGTGCTAGTGGTAAGACTGCTTGTGAAACATCTGCATGCTTTCAGCAACAGCCTGAAACCAGAGCCTCTCTCCCCTTCAGCCCACTCCCACACAGCCAGCCCACTGGAGGAGTTTAAAAG GGTTGTGATTCCTCGGTTTGTCCAGGAGAAGCTTTATATCTTTTTGCAACACTGTTTTGGCCACTGGCCTCTGGATGCCTCTTTCAGAGCA GTTCTTGAGATGTGGTTGAGTTacctgcagccctggaggtACGCGCCCGAAAAGCCCCCACAAAGCACAGAGCCTTTGCCTCGCAGCGTCTCGGAGAAATG GGCTGCCTTCATTCAAGAAAACCTGCTCATGTATACCAAGCTGTTTGTGGGATTTCTGAACAGAGCTCTTCGGACAGACTTGGTCAGTCCAAAAAACGCCCTCATGGTGTTCCGAGTAGCTAAGGTCTTTGCTCAGCCCAATCTAGCTGAAATGATCCTGAAAG GAGAACAGCTATTCCTGGAGCCAGAACTTGTGATTTCCCACCGTCAACACCGACTCTTTATGAGCCCCACTCTTGGTGGGAGTTTTTTGTCATCGCGGTCTCCAGCTGTTACAGATGCCTCATTTAAGGTGAAGAGTCATGTTTACAGCCTGGAAGGACAGGACTTCCAGTATAAACAGATGTTTGGCACAGAAGTCAGGAATTTG gTGTTAAAACTGGCCCAGTTAATTTGTCAGGCACAGCAGACAGCAAAGTCCATATCAGACCATTCTGCAGAGACAATGGCCAGCCAGTCCTTCTTCTCGTGGTTTAGATTCACACCATCTGAGGTGAATGGTTCCTACACAGGCAATGACCTTGATGAAATTGGGCAGGACAGCATCAAAAAAACAGATGAATATCTAGAGAAGGCACTGGAATATTTGTGCCAGATCTTTAAG CTGAGTGAAGCCCAGCTGACCCAGATGATGATGAAGTGTGGGACAGCTCAGGATGAGAATGGAAAAAAGCAGCTTCCAGACTGCATTGCAAGTGAGAATGGCCTCATCCTTACACCCCTTGGCAGGTACCAG ATCATAAATGGCCTACGTAGGTTTGAGCTGCAGTATCAAGGGGACACTGAGCTCCAGCCCATCCGGAGCTACGAGAACGCCGCTCTGGTCCGGCTCCTGTTCCGCTTGTCCTCAGCGCTCAACGAAAGG TTTGCTGATCAGATGGAAGTGCTTTGCTCCAGGGACGATTTTGTTGGCAGGCTGTGTCGCTATCATCTGACCAACCCCCAGCTCGTACAGAAAATCAGGTACAGCCCTGTGGTGAGGGACAGAACGAGCCAGAACTGGGGACCCAGGATCAGCCTGAGGTTTCTGGCCAGCTACAGGACTCTGATCTCTTTGCTGATGATCTACTTCCTTGCATCCTGGTTTTATGTGGGGCCAGTTGGCTGCACGTTCATTATCCTAACTGGCTATTTTCTTTATGCTGTAATAATGACTTTTTTCTTCGAAGGATGGAAACCACATGAACACTAG
- the SMPD4 gene encoding sphingomyelin phosphodiesterase 4 isoform X2 yields MAGPHLQQPSFLLATLKADCVNKPFAQRCRDLETLIEELPAKELHGIFPWLVESIFGSLDGIIVGWNLRCLQGRTNPNEYSVVLDFLDPSGPMMKLVYKLQAEEYRYDFPVSYLPGPVKASIQEQVLPECSLYHNKVQFPSSGGLGLNLALNPFEYYMFYFAISLITQKNSPVTHHVSPSNSAYFILVDTYLKCFLPTEGSVLPPPSSNPGGAIPSPTPRSPAVPFSSYGMHHTSLLKRHIAHQPSVNADPASQEIWRSETLLQIFVEMWLHHYSLEMYQKMQSPHVKESFKPTEEHVLVVRLLVKHLHAFSNSLKPEPLSPSAHSHTASPLEEFKRVVIPRFVQEKLYIFLQHCFGHWPLDASFRAVLEMWLSYLQPWRYAPEKPPQSTEPLPRSVSEKWAAFIQENLLMYTKLFVGFLNRALRTDLVSPKNALMVFRVAKVFAQPNLAEMILKGEQLFLEPELVISHRQHRLFMSPTLGGSFLSSRSPAVTDASFKVKSHVYSLEGQDFQYKQMFGTEVRNLVLKLAQLICQAQQTAKSISDHSAETMASQSFFSWFRFTPSEVNGSYTGNDLDEIGQDSIKKTDEYLEKALEYLCQIFKLSEAQLTQMMMKCGTAQDENGKKQLPDCIASENGLILTPLGRYQIINGLRRFELQYQGDTELQPIRSYENAALVRLLFRLSSALNERFADQMEVLCSRDDFVGRLCRYHLTNPQLVQKIRYSPVVRDRTSQNWGPRISLRFLASYRTLISLLMIYFLASWFYVGPVGCTFIILTGYFLYAVIMTFFFEGWKPHEH; encoded by the exons ATGGCCGGGCcgcacctgcagcagcccagcttcctgCTG GCCACGCTGAAGGCGGATTGTGTCAACAAACCGTTTGCGCAGCGGTGCCGCGATCTGGAGACGCTCATCGAGGAGCTGCCTGCCAAG GAACTACATGGCATCTTCCCGTGGCTGGTGGAGAGCATTTTTGGCAGCCTGGATGGCATCATCGTGGGCTGGAATCTTCGCTGCTTGCAAGGAAGAACAAATCCCAATGaatattctgtggttttggATTTCCTGGATCCCAG TGGCCCGATGATGAAGCTGGTTTACAAGCTCCAAGCAGAAGAGTACAGATATGATTTCCCAGTCTCATATCTTCCA GGCCCTGTGAAGGCTTCAATACAAGAGCAAGTTCTACCAGAGTGCTCTTTATACCACAACAAAGTCCAGTTTCCTTCATCTGGTGGTTTAGGCTTGAATTTGGCTCTTA ATCCATTTGAATATTACATGTTTTACTTTGCAATTAGTTTGATTACACAGAAG AACTCGCCTGTCACCCATCATGTCAGCCCTTCCAACAGTGCTTATTTCATCCTGGTGGACACGTACCTCAAGTGTTTCCTGCCCACAGAAGGAAGTGTCCTTCCCCCACCTTCTTCAAATCCTGGGGGAGCCATCCCTTCCCCTACTCCCAG GTCCCCAGCAGTGCCTTTCTCCTCCTATGGCATGCACCACACCAGCCTGCTGAAGCGGCACATTGCCCACCAGCCCTCGGTGAACGCTGACCCAGCCTCCCAGGAGATCTGGAGATCAGAAACACTGCTTCAG ATCTTTGTTGAAATGTGGCTTCATCATTATTCACTGGAAATGTATCAGAAAATGCAGTCCCCTCACGTCAAG GAGTCATTCAAGCCCACTGAAGAGCATGTGCTAGTGGTAAGACTGCTTGTGAAACATCTGCATGCTTTCAGCAACAGCCTGAAACCAGAGCCTCTCTCCCCTTCAGCCCACTCCCACACAGCCAGCCCACTGGAGGAGTTTAAAAG GGTTGTGATTCCTCGGTTTGTCCAGGAGAAGCTTTATATCTTTTTGCAACACTGTTTTGGCCACTGGCCTCTGGATGCCTCTTTCAGAGCA GTTCTTGAGATGTGGTTGAGTTacctgcagccctggaggtACGCGCCCGAAAAGCCCCCACAAAGCACAGAGCCTTTGCCTCGCAGCGTCTCGGAGAAATG GGCTGCCTTCATTCAAGAAAACCTGCTCATGTATACCAAGCTGTTTGTGGGATTTCTGAACAGAGCTCTTCGGACAGACTTGGTCAGTCCAAAAAACGCCCTCATGGTGTTCCGAGTAGCTAAGGTCTTTGCTCAGCCCAATCTAGCTGAAATGATCCTGAAAG GAGAACAGCTATTCCTGGAGCCAGAACTTGTGATTTCCCACCGTCAACACCGACTCTTTATGAGCCCCACTCTTGGTGGGAGTTTTTTGTCATCGCGGTCTCCAGCTGTTACAGATGCCTCATTTAAGGTGAAGAGTCATGTTTACAGCCTGGAAGGACAGGACTTCCAGTATAAACAGATGTTTGGCACAGAAGTCAGGAATTTG gTGTTAAAACTGGCCCAGTTAATTTGTCAGGCACAGCAGACAGCAAAGTCCATATCAGACCATTCTGCAGAGACAATGGCCAGCCAGTCCTTCTTCTCGTGGTTTAGATTCACACCATCTGAGGTGAATGGTTCCTACACAGGCAATGACCTTGATGAAATTGGGCAGGACAGCATCAAAAAAACAGATGAATATCTAGAGAAGGCACTGGAATATTTGTGCCAGATCTTTAAG CTGAGTGAAGCCCAGCTGACCCAGATGATGATGAAGTGTGGGACAGCTCAGGATGAGAATGGAAAAAAGCAGCTTCCAGACTGCATTGCAAGTGAGAATGGCCTCATCCTTACACCCCTTGGCAGGTACCAG ATCATAAATGGCCTACGTAGGTTTGAGCTGCAGTATCAAGGGGACACTGAGCTCCAGCCCATCCGGAGCTACGAGAACGCCGCTCTGGTCCGGCTCCTGTTCCGCTTGTCCTCAGCGCTCAACGAAAGG TTTGCTGATCAGATGGAAGTGCTTTGCTCCAGGGACGATTTTGTTGGCAGGCTGTGTCGCTATCATCTGACCAACCCCCAGCTCGTACAGAAAATCAGGTACAGCCCTGTGGTGAGGGACAGAACGAGCCAGAACTGGGGACCCAGGATCAGCCTGAGGTTTCTGGCCAGCTACAGGACTCTGATCTCTTTGCTGATGATCTACTTCCTTGCATCCTGGTTTTATGTGGGGCCAGTTGGCTGCACGTTCATTATCCTAACTGGCTATTTTCTTTATGCTGTAATAATGACTTTTTTCTTCGAAGGATGGAAACCACATGAACACTAG